The Flavobacterium sp. IMCC34852 genome contains the following window.
AGCAGGTGTAGGTGATACGATGGTCGTAGACCCGGGCTGACACACTTTTGAATAGATAACAGTCTCAGGATATACAATAGGGTAATTACTGGTTTGACTATTGGCTTGTCTTTTAACAATTTCATAGGTTACGGTATCCGAAGGATTATCTACGGTTATGTTGTCCCAGGTGATTTGAGCTGTGCCATTACCCGGAAAAGTTACCGGAGCACTCTGAGAAAGAATAAAACCCTCACTGTAACTACTTGAATATGGCTTTAACCCGTTTTGATCTGTAGTTGCCAACATTGCCGAATCCGTATAAGAAACTTTTGGATCCCAGTTTACCGCAGGATTACCGGTAGAAATTGAATGCACTCTAAAATATATACGATCCCCTTTTCTAACAGTTAATAGCCCTCCTTCTGGATTGCACGCTGTACTTGCGGTTGTTATATTATGAGTTATAGGAGTATTGCTATTACCTGCATTTAACTTTATACCATATAATAAACACAAATCAGATGACGGGGTATAATGGCAAGTATTTGTATTAGTTATTCTGTTTGTTATATTCTTTAAATTATTTTCATTAATCTTCTCATAATACTCTGCGAGCCAACCTCTTGCTTCAATCTGAGCTTTAGTTCTTTCCTCAGTTTGCTTTTTGATAAACGAATCAGATAAACTATTATAGTTTGTGATGAACTCTGATGTTAAACTTTCATTGAGCTCGTTAATTTCCTTTTCATTTTTGATTAAAACACCATTACTATAGTACCAATTAAGTCCATTAATAGTTTTTTTTATAGTATACTTTTTATCGTTTAACTCCATCATGAATGGTATACCTAATGAATTTAATTCATTCAATTCATTGCCATTAGCTATCGATTGTTTATAAAACAACTCTAATTCATTTTTAGAGAACTTATAATTTTTCCAATCATCATTATTGGATACATCATTAGCTAACTTGAGAGAATTTTGAGCGCAATTTACTTGCGAAAAATTGTAGATATTTGAAATAGTACCATCAACTGATGTAAACGAAATGGTATTTAGAGTTTCATAAGTATCACTTATTGTCACAGTTACTGTAGAATTTCCAGACTGTGGATTTGTATTTAAAGATACGGTTGAATTTGGATACTGGTTTTCAATGTAATTTTTAAATATTTGATAATCTGTATTATTGTAAAGTGTTAATGGGGAATATTGAATAATTTGATTATTAATGGAAATATTGGTTGAAATACCTGCTGAAGTTACAACTGGCCAAATTGGAATTGGGTCACCATTAGCCTCTCCACCATTACAACTTATAGGTAAATTAACACCTTCAACATATGAGACCCAATTGTCATCAACATACAAAAAATCCAATTGTTCATTACTCGAATATAAATGTTTTTTATAATAGACACCATCTATCAAAGTTTGGGTACAATAACCGTAATCAATACCAATAGCTTGATAGGCATCATACAAAGTGATACTCCCTTGATATGTGCCCGGAAAAGCCGACTCTAAATCAACTAACACATCCTCATTTCTATATACAAAATCACTTGAAATTATATCATGATTTGTTCCGTTAGCATTAATATAATTAAACGTTCTTCCTAAAAAAGTAGGCCCCGAATAATCTCCATTAGACATATACAAAGGATGAGCTGTTGCAAAAGGTGGGAATATTCCAGTAGCCAGATTATAAAGAGAACTACCAACTAAATAAGTTAACCTTAATGAAACATTTTCAGCGCCATCCCTGTCATAATTACTCCAACCTTCATTAAATTGACCTAGATGTTTGGCTATTTCAAAATCTCTAAAAACACTTCTCGGAAGAGGAAAACTTACGGTGTAGCATTTTGGCTCTTGATATAGCTCCATTTCAATTGTTGCTATAGCTTCCTTGGTAGGGTCTGTATTTTCAATTACATTATCAATTCTAATCGTTCCATCAGCAGGTGCTTCCCAAACTTTCACAACATCATAAGCCGGCGTTACATCTTCTAAGACCTCATCCGGTGGAGTAATTTCGTTGGGTGCCGCTTTAATAATCATATTCTCAGTTCGCTCACTCTCAGGTTCAAAAAAAGGAATATCGCCTTGAATTCTGTTAAAATAAACAGTACCAAAACTTTCAATATCCATCAATCCATCACCATTAGCATCAGTAAAATAGACATTACTTCTTGATTTATTATTGGAACCATCCCATCCAAAAATAGCACTTCCTCCCGATGTTCCGGCATTTAACTGAATATTGTAACTTGAAGATTCACCATGTGACTTATAAAAGTCTGTGATGGAACCGTCAATACTGGTAATATTTTTAAAACCACTGAAAGAATGCGTAATAACAGGCTCGTTGTTAGCATCATAAGTTCTGGTAACATAGTGTTTTTTCCAATACAACCTGTTATTAAATTTATAAACACAATCTTCAAGACCATCACCATCAATATCAATTAGGGCTGATAATGATTCGCTGTTCTCCCAACTATGACTAAAGCCACCGCCAATAGTCATTAATTTATGCCCGTTATTCCATTCAAAATCAATTCCAAAACCAAGATGTCCACCGGCATTGAAAGAAGATGACGAAGAAGAACCTAAAATCGCTCCTACACTAACAAAAGATGGTATAATTCCGTTGATGAAGAAACTTGAATTATAAAGTGGAGGACAATCTGGATCAATAGTGTTACCCACTCCTTCAAAACTGATAGTGTGATTCCCTAACAAATTATGGAAATAATCACTGTTGGTTGATAATCCTCTATTTAATGTACCTTTCCCTTTTTCTTTAAAAATACTATCTGCCGGATTAAATTCCTTTTTTGCACCAAATAACGATTGAGTATTGGTTATTGAAGAAAGCTTTTTAAGAGTTCCTGATGATTTTACTTTTAAAGTATTGCAGTCCAATTCAGTAAAGGAATAACTTTTAGACTCACCATTACTTGATACTAAATTAATAGTATCAAATCCCATATAAGAATTAGTAGCTGTAATTGTTAATGTATTTTCATCTGAAATTACTTTACACCCAAAAGTGTTCTCAATATGAGATACAAAATCAGCTAAATTATAATTTGTGCTTCCAATAGATTGTTTAGAATCAAAACTATATCCCTTATTAAACTGATTTACAGGTATATCATTAATCTTAACAGTAGTTGAAAAATCATTTCCGAGAGATGAATTTTTTGGGAATGGAAAACTAACACTATAACACTTTTTGCTTTCAGTTTCGCCAACAATAGTTTTTACATTATTGCTTTTTCCGCCGGTATTTGGGTTAGATGTGGTAGGACACACTGTTTTAATACTCCAAAAGGTTTCCAATAACGGCGCCGTAACTCTTACATTTATGGTGGTAGGATAAGCACTGGTTTTATTTATTAATAGAGTTCCTATTGCAGTACTTGTGGGGGTAACTAAATTGATATCAGAGGCTGGAATTCCTAAATTTAAAAGCATTTGATAATAACTCGTAGATCCATTACTACCGTATGATCCAACATAATGTGATGTACTATATGCGCCACCATTTGTTGCAGTGCCACCATTCCAGGAAACTTCGAATTTATCCGGTATTCCAAAAGCATTGTAGTCAATACCAAAATTACCTGTTCCTGTTCCTACTTCAACAACATAATTATAAACACCGGTTTGACCATCAGTTACAGCCAAATACTGCCCACAACCTAAAGTTGTTGGACATCCGTTATTATCCAAATTACCGGCTACCTCTGGACAATTATCATCGACATCACAAACACCGTCATTATCCATATCAGCACACGGCGGACATCCGTTATTTTCGGGTAATCCGGGAACATCAACACACTGATCAGCAGCATCACAAACTCCATCACCATCTTTATCAGGACATTCATTCGTTGAATTTTCGAAACAAATTGTTTGATCAACCCCGCTTGAAAAATATACATCATTCCCATTTCCATCTGATAAATCATCATAATACTCAAATGTATGTTTATAAAATTCTTTATCATCCTTATCGAGTTCTGCAACCGATATAAGTTGAGACTTTTTAAACTTGCTCAAAGTAGGGTTATATCCAAAAACATATTTCCTTATAGGCTTAATGCTATCCGCTTTTTTTACTATTATTTCGGTTAGCAAATATGGATCAATTTGCTTTACGCCCAAGCGAGCGTTGATTGTAATATCAGGACGAAGCTCTTTTGCTAAAAATTTTACCTCATATGATCCATCTACGTTGTTAAATCCTGTATACTTTATAACATTTATTTTAAATATTTGACCTCCAACCAAATTGGCTTGAGAGGGTGAACCATTACCGGAAAAGTTGGCATTATTCTCGTAATAATACTTAACATTATTAGTAAATACATCTTCGGTCATATAGATACCCCAATACACAATTTGTCCGGCTGAATTTTTTATAACCGAGTTATTCACTACACCATCTTTACCACCATACCAGCTTACTGTTCCGTCTGTTGCGGTAACTTTCCAATAATAATTGGTTGGATTATCACCAAGTCTTTGAATCAATGCAAAACTACCCTGCTTTCTTGGAGTAAAAATGGCATCATTCATTCGTGGTACTGGGGTGGTATCATAGAATCCTCCAATTTCTTGATGTCGATTTGGCATCCAATCTTGTCCGTTTACTTTAGGATACATGAGCTGTTCACCATTTAAGGTATAAATTTCTGTTTCATGATCGGGATCTAATTTTGGAACACCCCAGCGGGTATCAATAGTAATAGCCGGCACACTAATATTCCAACCATTCCCAAGCCAATTATTTCCGCCTTCATTACTATATTGAACAGCAAGCTGAGGTTGCATCCCCTTTCTTCCAGCAGGTATTTTAATAGGATAACTAAAGTTGGCATCTCCCTTTTGCGATACTTCCGGCGGACTAATAAGCGTCATTTCGGAAGACGGATCTGCTGCTTTAATATCATTCATCATCGTGGGGGTAAAACCAGCGGTTTCCGGACTTTCTGGAGTTTGTATTATTCCGTTTACATAATCTGTAAAATGATTCGTTAACGAGTGGATAATCTTTTCTTCTGTGTTTATTGTATCTCTTTTAACAGCAACCCAACTTTTAGAATCGGTATTAAAATAAAAAGTCTTAATGTCATTTGCTGTATAACCTTTAGGAATTAAGTTTTCATCATAAGCAATGGATAGCACAACCGGATTTTCAAATTTTGTCCCATCAGGCAAAAACCGATAACCGAACCCTCCTTTAGTAACATTAATCATTCCCGAACTCATCGGTGCTATATCTATTGAACGTAATTTTTTTATAGTAATCTCTCTGTCCTCGGTTAAAGAACTATCTTTTAGAGTTATTTTAGCACCATTAGTTTGCAAAAAATTTGATTGTCGAGCTTTAAAAAAGCGAGAAACGCTTTCTTCAACTTTCTCAATAGGAAACATTTTATCAGCCTCAATTATGTTTTCTAAAGAAATAATCTCTTGTCCTATCAGCCCTTTTTCATCTGTAGCTTTAACAATAATGAATCCTCGCTTTTTTAAAGTTTCCGTTAAGGTTAAAAAACCTTCAAATTCTCCATCAGTATAGGATACCAAATCGTTTTCAAAGTGTATTTTAACATCATTAGAAACTGAATTTCTCAGAAAACCTTTGACATAAACTTGATTATTTTTAAAATAAGTCGTGGTTAAATTTGAAACTACTAACTTGGGAGAGACACCGCCTTTAAATTCCTCAACTTCAATCTTTAAATTCTTAACTTGGTAATTATAAAAGGCTCCCGCAGGTATTCCAAACATAATTTTATTTTCTCCTGTTTTTAACCAATTAACATCAATCTCTTCCCTTTGGGAAGTCCATCCCATCTGTTTCTTAATAAGATACCCTCCGGTTGATAATCGACTGTTAATACTTCTTGAAACGGCGGTATAATCCTGAGCACCAAACAAATCATAAGTGAGATATACTTTACTGTTTGAATCCGGTAAGTCTTTGAGATAAATTTTAAATAAATTATCACTGGAGTCATCCAATGGTCTTTCCTTTGATACCCCAATAAATCCTGAAGTAATATCCGAGGACACTGTGTAATTAGTTGTAATACCTACTTTTTTCAATACCCCATCATCATTGCTTTTCAACATTGGTATATTGGTTTCCCTAACAAGATTTTTTTTGTTTAAAATCGAATTGTCAGAAACATTAATTCTTGACTCTTCATTATTTAGTAAATATCCTTTATAGTGTAATGGCTCTTTGTAATTTAAAGACGCAATAATCAAGTTTTGAGAAGGAGCTATAAAACTATTATGAAGCATAGCCAATAACATTATCCTATGAATAGTGTTTAATACATTTCTTTTAATTCCAAAAGTCGTAGCTCTGTTTTGCATAAAATATAATATTAAAGGATTATTATTGGATAATTAACTTACTGGTATACGAAACACCTTCTTTAGTTATGATAACAAAATAGGTTCCCGATACACTTAAATTGTCGCGATATTCAAATTGTTGTATGGCTCCTAAATCTGTTTTCTTTATGTTTCTGCCATTAACATCTAGTAAGGTTACAGTAACGTTTTCACTTTTTTCAAATGTGAAACTAATAGTAAAATTCTCATTAGTTTTGGTCGGATTTGGATAAATCTTCCAATTATCAATAACTCCTTTTAGATTTTCACGAACAGTAAAATCAAATGTCTTTATACAACCATTTTCATTGGTTAACACTAAACTATATTCCCCGGGAATTGTTGCTAACATTTCTTTATCTGATGATACCAATTTTGTATTATTAAACCATTCAAAACCTTTTATAGAAGTTATATTTTGTGTCTCTGGCTTTATTATAACATTGCCTTCGTCATTTAGTACCCACTCTTTAAACAAAGAAACTGGGCTGTCAACAAAACCATCTACTGTGAATGATGATTTTTGGACTTTTGAAGTAGCATCAGTAATTTCAAGTTGGTAATTACCATCTTTTAAATGGTCTACCTCTAAAAAATCATCATTTAAATAATAGTCTTTGGAAAAATGATCAGAAAACAACTTTAATTTAAAAGGCGCATTACCTCCAACAATCGTTATTTTAGCTTTACCATATTGTCCCAAACTACAATTGGCAGCTTCTATTTCCTCTTTAACAATAAAATCAGATGCCTTTACAAAAGTCATCAGGAATGAAGTATTGCTCTTCAATAACACCTTGTTAAAAACCAAATTATTTTCTTTAATTTCAGATTTGATGTAATGTGCTGATTTAAAATTGAATGTACCGCTCTGAGTTGTATCTATAGCTAACCAAACTATATCATTAGTAGAGTAGCCCTCATTTTTTAAATCGTCAATAACCATTTCTTCTTTATTCAAAATTATTTGAGTCGTAAACACAGTATTTAATTTTCCTCTTGACTCTAGTTTCCAAACTCTGTTCATCTTTTTATAATGTCCCTCATTCTCTTTAATCAAAGTAGTTTGATTATTGTCTC
Protein-coding sequences here:
- a CDS encoding T9SS type A sorting domain-containing protein, translated to MKNQFLKKYLLNAILVLCFSTIYSQENKQILDCRLWIKSLDIPQKFSSEGSLNKENELVHYFNFNPIVDFSKNNIQKRFKNIVKKESTLFTVIKSPASEDNAVLTIEKDGNKTLFTTKKIVSDKDLLLNKDNSEKGMLITYACNKNSTLTKKKGSIAIDDLFYEDEEGKNMMMELIYFPRYLNQLEQNMIESYLSIKYGISLKGDKDYYNSSKERIWCFKDNKDYSYRVSGIGRDDLFELNQKQTGNFEKDGLYIGFNKIEKSNELNKEKIEDKTFIIWGDNNQTTLIKENEGHYKKMNRVWKLESRGKLNTVFTTQIILNKEEMVIDDLKNEGYSTNDIVWLAIDTTQSGTFNFKSAHYIKSEIKENNLVFNKVLLKSNTSFLMTFVKASDFIVKEEIEAANCSLGQYGKAKITIVGGNAPFKLKLFSDHFSKDYYLNDDFLEVDHLKDGNYQLEITDATSKVQKSSFTVDGFVDSPVSLFKEWVLNDEGNVIIKPETQNITSIKGFEWFNNTKLVSSDKEMLATIPGEYSLVLTNENGCIKTFDFTVRENLKGVIDNWKIYPNPTKTNENFTISFTFEKSENVTVTLLDVNGRNIKKTDLGAIQQFEYRDNLSVSGTYFVIITKEGVSYTSKLIIQ